The following proteins are co-located in the Calditrichota bacterium genome:
- a CDS encoding T9SS type A sorting domain-containing protein produces MKSHVNSSAVWILTVAMAGLFLFSLPLTAQDMGRHHGNRAWPDSLETVTVQGVVVQDSLVHMFYLLDVDGDGVGDYGLAFGPDWYQPESGAQRPQVGDTVEIVGLVRENPMLPVIVVFEIDGMLWREPVENWWHHSQWPDSLQRVTVTGTVLVDTTYFYFHYYLDENNDGEADYFLNFGPPWYQPEGVEKPSAGSIVTVEGGINEGRLMPVIIVYTIDGQTWREPTGPAPWAGRWVHQNWRDSVRIFCPTDSLSWMDIPPGAMHGGGHGGMMFPDSMFVEFMHIFGDSLPGQPDSAMFGFHLNFSNPSGRCMQGRGVPVRFAKRLRIAFHYGNRDSAISPLAKVLRQGNVVLKYWDENAQQWFSENQIEIDPNQEIIYFKTQDVNSYYALTIAGSTTDVEINEAVLPEKISLGQNYPNPFNPSTAISYRVDLSGTSVSLRVYNLNGQLIRTLYEGVQNAGMHQIQWDGRNSAGNLVSSGIYIYKLHAGETTLSRRMIFMK; encoded by the coding sequence ATGAAATCACATGTAAACAGCTCAGCAGTTTGGATTTTGACTGTTGCAATGGCAGGACTTTTCCTGTTTTCACTGCCGTTGACCGCGCAGGACATGGGGCGCCATCATGGCAATCGCGCCTGGCCTGATTCGCTGGAAACAGTGACGGTGCAGGGTGTTGTTGTTCAGGATTCTCTCGTCCACATGTTTTACTTGCTCGATGTTGACGGCGACGGAGTCGGAGATTACGGATTGGCATTCGGTCCTGACTGGTATCAGCCGGAGAGCGGCGCGCAACGCCCGCAGGTCGGAGATACTGTGGAAATTGTCGGGCTGGTCCGCGAAAATCCCATGCTGCCGGTAATCGTAGTTTTTGAAATTGATGGAATGCTGTGGCGCGAACCAGTGGAAAATTGGTGGCATCATTCGCAATGGCCTGACTCATTGCAGAGAGTGACCGTGACCGGTACTGTGCTGGTCGATACAACGTATTTTTATTTTCACTATTATCTTGATGAAAATAATGACGGTGAAGCCGATTATTTTCTCAATTTTGGACCGCCCTGGTATCAGCCGGAAGGAGTGGAGAAACCGAGCGCTGGTTCAATTGTTACGGTTGAAGGCGGCATAAATGAAGGGCGCCTGATGCCAGTAATTATTGTCTATACTATTGACGGACAGACATGGCGCGAACCGACAGGTCCCGCTCCTTGGGCTGGTCGTTGGGTACATCAAAATTGGCGCGATTCCGTTCGAATTTTTTGCCCAACGGATAGTCTGAGCTGGATGGACATTCCTCCAGGCGCAATGCATGGCGGCGGGCACGGCGGAATGATGTTCCCTGATTCCATGTTTGTGGAGTTTATGCACATTTTTGGCGATAGCCTGCCCGGGCAGCCAGATTCGGCCATGTTTGGATTTCATTTGAATTTTTCCAATCCTTCAGGGCGCTGCATGCAGGGAAGAGGCGTCCCTGTTCGCTTTGCCAAACGTCTGCGCATTGCATTTCATTACGGAAACAGAGATTCTGCAATTTCGCCGCTGGCAAAAGTTTTGCGCCAGGGAAATGTTGTTTTGAAGTATTGGGATGAAAACGCGCAACAGTGGTTTTCGGAAAATCAGATTGAAATTGATCCCAACCAAGAAATCATCTATTTTAAAACGCAGGATGTCAATAGCTATTATGCGCTCACAATTGCCGGTTCGACGACCGACGTCGAAATCAATGAAGCGGTTTTGCCGGAAAAGATTTCGCTGGGGCAAAATTATCCCAATCCGTTTAATCCGAGCACTGCGATTTCCTATCGTGTCGATTTATCGGGAACTTCGGTGAGTCTGAGGGTTTATAATTTGAACGGACAATTGATCAGAACTCTCTACGAAGGCGTTCAGAACGCGGGTATGCATCAAATACAATGGGATGGCAGAAATAGCGCCGGTAATTTAGTCTCCTCGGGAATCTATATTTACAAGTTGCACGCCGGAGAGACAACTTTGTCGCGGAGGATGATTTTCATGAAATAG